The Halanaerobiales bacterium genome contains a region encoding:
- a CDS encoding PucR family transcriptional regulator ligand-binding domain-containing protein, translating into MKITLNDIMELPIFNDARIIAGHAGAKKEVKSVTVAEVPDAADWLNGGELVVTTAYFLKDNSEKQKSWLTSLIEGQAVALAIKPERFLGNIPEAMIDIADEFSFPLIRLPHKIDWPQIIENVMNAINQNKSEIIKRSEDIHNKLTQIVLREDGLEIIADTMASLVNNLIIVEDNNLEALAVGYPDQDNREEFDDLLKFRGKIFLNEFRKNEYYKDKVENCNYNIEENTQKNCSNKIYTYDLNYKDSNYTQLTIPIIANSVTYGFLTLIEYYGQTNEVDIVALEHGATTIALDLTKKRAVYETKKRLKKDFLNDLFSGNINNSLVLKGKYNFINYEVEKATVAIILEIERSNQDFSENNYSSMESNKKTLKIINTEFSKSGQNYFIYEEGNRIIILFQFAEIKDEEEIYNKISERCKNIGERVIQYKINKNYYFGIGGLYHNSAETKKSYEEAKKALKIGKIFIEENEVFIYKRLGIYRILSMIEKEGEVIEFCKDFLGDLIKYDKKHNENLCYNLKKYLMNNGNVTKAAKELYIHPNTLAYRIKKIEKILKKDLDDPRERFNLFLALMIKKSTLKD; encoded by the coding sequence TTGAAAATTACTTTAAATGATATCATGGAACTTCCTATTTTTAATGATGCTCGGATTATTGCCGGTCATGCAGGAGCAAAAAAAGAAGTTAAAAGTGTAACTGTAGCTGAAGTCCCGGATGCAGCTGACTGGTTAAATGGCGGAGAACTTGTTGTTACTACTGCCTATTTTTTAAAAGATAATTCAGAAAAACAAAAAAGTTGGTTAACAAGTTTAATAGAAGGTCAGGCAGTAGCTTTAGCTATCAAACCTGAGAGATTTTTAGGGAATATTCCGGAGGCAATGATAGATATAGCTGATGAATTTTCATTTCCTCTAATCAGGCTACCCCATAAAATAGACTGGCCACAGATAATAGAAAATGTAATGAATGCCATCAATCAAAATAAAAGTGAGATAATTAAAAGATCTGAAGATATCCACAATAAATTAACCCAAATTGTTTTAAGAGAAGATGGTCTGGAAATAATTGCTGATACTATGGCCAGTCTAGTTAATAATTTAATTATAGTTGAGGATAATAATCTGGAAGCTCTGGCAGTAGGTTATCCGGATCAGGATAATAGAGAAGAATTTGATGATTTACTAAAATTTAGAGGAAAAATATTTTTAAATGAATTTAGAAAAAATGAATATTATAAAGATAAAGTTGAAAATTGCAATTATAATATTGAAGAAAATACTCAAAAAAATTGTAGTAACAAAATTTACACTTATGATTTAAACTATAAAGACTCAAATTATACTCAACTTACGATTCCAATTATTGCTAATAGTGTAACCTATGGATTTTTAACTTTAATAGAATATTATGGTCAGACAAATGAAGTAGATATTGTAGCTTTAGAACATGGTGCTACTACTATTGCTCTTGATTTAACAAAGAAAAGAGCAGTTTATGAAACTAAAAAAAGACTTAAAAAAGATTTTTTAAATGATCTTTTTAGTGGAAATATAAACAACAGTCTGGTATTGAAAGGTAAATATAATTTTATAAATTATGAGGTGGAAAAAGCTACAGTAGCTATAATTTTAGAAATTGAAAGAAGTAATCAGGACTTTAGTGAAAATAATTATTCTTCAATGGAGAGCAATAAAAAAACATTAAAAATAATCAATACTGAGTTTAGTAAAAGTGGGCAAAATTATTTTATTTATGAAGAAGGGAACCGGATTATTATTCTTTTTCAATTTGCTGAAATTAAGGATGAAGAAGAAATATATAATAAAATAAGTGAGAGATGCAAAAATATTGGAGAAAGGGTAATTCAATATAAAATAAATAAAAATTATTATTTTGGAATAGGTGGCCTTTATCATAATTCTGCTGAAACAAAAAAAAGTTATGAGGAAGCCAAAAAAGCTCTTAAAATCGGGAAAATATTTATAGAAGAAAATGAAGTATTTATCTATAAAAGACTTGGGATTTATCGTATCCTTTCCATGATTGAAAAAGAAGGAGAAGTAATAGAATTTTGCAAAGATTTTTTAGGAGATTTAATAAAATATGATAAAAAACACAATGAAAACCTCTGTTATAACTTAAAAAAATATCTCATGAATAATGGAAATGTTACTAAAGCAGCCAAAGAATTATATATTCATCCAAATACTTTAGCTTATAGAATTAAGAAAATTGAGAAAATACTAAAAAAAGATCTGGATGATCCTAGAGAAAGATTTAATTTATTTTTAGCTTTAATGATTAAAAAATCAACTTTAAAAGATTAA
- a CDS encoding 4Fe-4S dicluster domain-containing protein produces the protein MRLKIDADLCVGCKACEIACSLEHHNVFNPKRANIKVIFTHPLPSAPKYCRQCKNPQCVESCPTGALWRDEKKDMVVYDKEKCIHCLKCIEACPFDSIFYNQTTEEILKCDLCGGNPVCVEFCEKDAIKFIE, from the coding sequence ATGAGATTAAAAATAGATGCAGATTTATGTGTTGGATGTAAGGCCTGCGAAATAGCGTGTTCACTTGAACATCATAATGTTTTTAATCCAAAAAGAGCTAATATAAAAGTTATTTTTACTCATCCTTTACCTTCAGCTCCCAAATATTGCAGACAGTGTAAAAACCCGCAGTGTGTTGAAAGTTGTCCAACCGGAGCTTTATGGAGGGATGAAAAAAAGGATATGGTAGTCTATGATAAGGAAAAATGTATTCACTGTCTAAAATGTATAGAGGCCTGTCCTTTTGACTCAATATTTTATAATCAAACCACTGAAGAAATATTAAAATGCGATCTCTGTGGAGGGAATCCTGTTTGTGTAGAATTTTGTGAAAAGGATGCTATAAAGTTTATTGAATAA